The Periplaneta americana isolate PAMFEO1 chromosome 2, P.americana_PAMFEO1_priV1, whole genome shotgun sequence genome has a window encoding:
- the LOC138695317 gene encoding glutamate receptor ionotropic, delta-2-like, which translates to MSGRVDIGASSILVTHDRVGLAEYTMAIEKFRPTLYYKVQSVRAARNIYVLPFSVGVWASLCSLLLAITVALTFILRRESQLPKREFGLLVTTTGTGDKLVQPKWELSEVLLVTVGAVCQQGSARNPTTSAARTMFIVLFVLAVLTYTAYSASVISLLSSPSSVTSTLQGILRHGSKMGLALLNIHYYHSHFKNEDNAVSQKLHKIEVSPSFLELADGLESTVKGEVAFCADKVDAHTYLHSSHQTEVALCSVGEIPLLQGPEYQRAFALPVSSPYTRAINYGLMRLIQFGLMQRERQRWFQVRPLCDTPEPPAGTSFISIALDDIYPVLYLIAFGFICAYALLPLECIVHYCMKLYARKYKDKQSPRHKWIRRQKVMKMMYTTPRQRARAMWWVSRAWQRFRRGLSNAPLPFVH; encoded by the exons ACCAACGCTGTATTACAAGGTACAGTCTGTCAGGGCTGCCCGCAACATATACGTCCTGCCTTTCTCAGTTGGAGTGTGGGCATCACTCTGCTCTCTGCTGTTGGCTATCACTGTCGCCCTCACATTCATTCTACGTCGTGAATCACAGCTACCAAAACGCGAGTTTGGTTTATTGGTCACTACAACAGGAACAGGTGACAAATTGGTGCAACCTAAATGGGAGCTTAGTGAAGTGCTTTTAGTCACAGTTGGCGCAGTTTGTCAACAAG GATCAGCTCGAAATCCTACTACATCAGCAGCTAGAACAATGTTCATTGTTCTGTTTGTATTGGCGGTGCTAACATACACTGCCTACTCAGCTAGTGTCATTTCACTACTGTCGTCTCCAAGTTCCGTAACAAGCACACTGCAAGGAATACTGCGACATGGCTCCAAGATGGGTCTTGCACTTCTCAACATACACTACTACCATTCCCATTTCAAG aatgaagACAATGCCGTTTCCCAAAAACTGCACAAGATTGAAGTTTCGCCATCATTTTTGGAGCTGGCTGATGGTCTAGAATCTACAGTGAAG GGCGAAGTAGCATTTTGTGCCGATAAAGTGGATGCTCATACTTACCTACATAGTAGCCATCAAACAGAGGTCGCCTTGTGTAGTGTTGGAGAGATCCCTTTGCTGCAGGGTCCGGAATATCAACGTGCTTTTGCTCTTCCTGTATCATCTCCATATACAAGGGCAATTAATTATGG GTTGATGCGCCTAATCCAGTTTGGCCTAATGCAACGAGAACGTCAACGGTGGTTCCAAGTAAGGCCACTCTGTGACACCCCTGAGCCTCCAGCAGGAACAAGTTTCATCAGCATTGCCCTTGATGACATTTATCCAGTCCTCTATCTCATTGCTTTTGGATTCATCTGTGCATATGCCCTCCTACCACTGgaatgtattgttcattattg TATGAAGCTGTATGCTCGGAAGTATAAAGACAAACAGTCTCCTCGTCACAAATGGATAAGAAggcaaaaagtaatgaaaatgATGTACACAACTCCAAGACAACGGGCAAGAGCCATGTGGTGGGTCTCAAGGGCGTGGCAGAGATTTCGTCGTGGCTTGTCTAATGCACCATTACCTTTCGTACATTAA